The Erigeron canadensis isolate Cc75 chromosome 4, C_canadensis_v1, whole genome shotgun sequence genome window below encodes:
- the LOC122595472 gene encoding 30S ribosomal protein 2, chloroplastic: MATISSSLISSTTYIHHQHQTSSKSFKTQHLPISSTTTNINLSSLKCFISNPRKPTNSRLFCVAEETVVAVDPTSEAARRLYVGNIPRTTNNDELEKIFQEHGSIEKVEVMYDKWSGRSRRFGFVTMKTVDDANVAIEKLNGTEIGGRKIKVNVTEKPLNGVTSTVVQSDETPFVDSPYKLYVGNLAKTVTSESLKSFFADKGNVLGAKVSRVPGTSKSSGFGFVSFSSEEEVEAAISSFNDAVLDGQKIRVNKA; encoded by the exons ATGGCCACAATTTCATCATCCTTAATATCATCCACAACTTACATCCATCACCAACACCAAACTTCTTCTAAATCCTTCAAAACCCAACATTTACCAATTtcttcaaccaccaccaacataAATCTTTCTTCACTAAAATGTTTCATTTCAAATCCAAGAAAACCCACCAATTCAAGATTGTTCTGTGTTGCTGAGGAAACAGTAGTTGCTGTGGACCCCACTTCTGAAGCTGCAAGGAGATTGTATGTTGGTAATATCCCTCGCACTACAAACAATGATGAACTTGAAAAGATTTTTCAAGAACATGGTTCCATTGAGAAAGTTGAg GTAATGTATGATAAATGGTCAGGAAGGAGTCGAAGATTCGGTTTTGTCACAATGAAGACTGTTGATGATGCAAATGTTGCCATTGAAAAGCTAAATGGCACG GAAATCGGAGGGCGTAAAATTAAAGTAAATGTCACCGAGAAGCCTTTGAATGGAGTCACCTCTACAGTTGTACAATCAGATGAAACCCCATTTGTTGACAGCCCGTACAAACTTTATGTAGGAAATCTGGCAAAAACAGTTACATCAGAGTCACTTAAAAGCTTTTTTGCAGACAAGGGAAATGTTCTCGGCGCCAAAGTATCTCGAGTTCCCGGGACTTCAAAATCAAGTGGATTTGGGTTTGTTTCATTCTCTTCAGAAGAGGAAGTAGAAGCTGCCATTTCATCCTTTAACGATGCT GTACTTGATGGACAGAAGATCCGTGTAAATAAAGCTTAG
- the LOC122596021 gene encoding S-adenosyl-L-methionine-dependent uroporphyrinogen III methyltransferase, chloroplastic, giving the protein MSLITKLPSSLTQITHPHISKSHPPSFTKTSFSCSCSYSPFTEKHSVERYQRDNWVFKNQLNNETPCEKDSNFSTRDYEIAIQLPELKKLLKVLKDKREGEKGNVGNVYLVGTGPGDPDLLTLKALKVIQKADLLLYDRLVSNDVLELVNPHAKLLYVGKTAGYHSRTQEEIHELLLSFAEVGANVVRLKGGDPLVFGRGGEEMDFLQQQGIQVKVIPGITAASGIAAELGVPLTHRGVANSVRFLTGHSRKGGTDPLFVAENAADPDSTLVVYMGLSTLPSLIIKLIQHGLPPDTPAAAVERGTTPQQRIVLAELKDLADKITSETFVSPTLIFIGKVVALSPLWPQSCSQETSCLIPHV; this is encoded by the exons ATGTCTCTCATAACCAAACTTCCTTCATCACTAACCCAAATCACACACCCCCATATTTCCAAATCACACCCTCCATCTTTcacaaaaacatcattttcttgTTCATGTTCATACTCACCATTCACAGAAAAACATTCAGTCGAAAGATACCAAAGAGACAACTGGGTTTTCAAGAATCAGTTAAATAACGAAACCCCATGtgaaaaagattcaaacttttcaACTAGAGATTACGAAATCGCTATTCAACTTCCTGAATTAAAGAAGTTGTTAAAAGTGTTGAAAGATAAAAGAGAGGGTGAAAAAGGGAATGTTGGAAATGTTTATTTGGTTGGTACGGGTCCGGGTGACCCAGATTTGTTGACATTGAAAGCTTTGAAAGTGATACAAAAAGCTGATTTGTTGTTGTATGATAGATTAGTGTCTAATGATGTTTTGGAGTTGGTTAATCCTCATGCTAAATTGCTTTATGTTGGCAAGACTGCTGGTTACCATAGTAGAACCCAg GAGGAAATTCATGAGTTGCTTTTGAGTTTTGCTGAAGTTGGGGCAAATGTTGTTAGGTTGAAAGGAGGGGATCCATTG GTATTTGGAAGAGGTGGAGAGGAGATGGATTTTCTCCAACAACAAGGCATTCAGGTTAAAGTCATTCCAG GCATAACTGCTGCCTCTGGAATAGCAGCTGAATTGGGTGTTCCATTGACACACAGGGGAGTAGCAAACAGTGTTCGGTTCCTAACTGGCCACTCAAGGAAAGGAGGAACTGATCCTCTTTTTGTAGCAGAAAATGCAGCTGATCCTGATTCAACCTTGGTTGTGTACATGGGATTGTCTACTCTTCCTTCACTCATTATAAAGTTGATCCAACATGGTTTACCACCAGACACACCAGCAGCCGCAGTCGAACGTGGTACCACGCCACAACAACGCATT GTATTGGCAGAGCTGAAGGATCTTGCTGATAAAATCACATCAGAAACTTTTGTGTCGCCAACTCTGATCTTCATTGGGAAAGTTGTGGCTCTTTCACCATTATGGCCACAATCTTGTTCTCAAGAAACTTCATGTCTAATCCCACATGTATGA